The following are encoded in a window of Dysidea avara chromosome 4, odDysAvar1.4, whole genome shotgun sequence genomic DNA:
- the LOC136253276 gene encoding mucolipin-3-like isoform X2, with protein sequence MIVQFVNNTPDCKHENLHPTIYAPTTECVSNETAECCDNHTIDGGQTTECCCSIKDQVRCCIDEENIGRVSIISFNFTLFASFNEKDIEEYNKVKSFVHFDILLQSDRYSGIFVEVQINRKLIRYHRDNFMTTTTIVDIFVFILLILSSGTYFYSVCLTIKLCKDLKLHFSAFHKKHLRWKEISHLFNKWYILMLFTNTLIFSGTILKIITEYQEEIVIDLLETVRLLLGVGLLLLWCGLFGLLISFEPLNVLFITVSLALPSVLWFLCCVAIIFIAFSLCGWLVLSSYHPKFTTFWLSIESLFTILNGDDLYVTFEEFDSTFLSSTTEVFSKLYLALFIFIFIYIVLSLFIGIFSHAYESLSDDWRKRSRGFLRDWAEGKPNDDPTQSYPFPIPPLRKPVDDTAIEISDDSSAHNMVPVIELTTPNHDDHSAFVRSFNHSLSPRQIKLQVADPPKASRSEVDEARQRLAPTKVVDETEA encoded by the exons ATGATTGTTCAATTTGTCAATAATACTCCAGACTGCAAACATG AAAACCTTCATCCAACAATATATGCCCCAACAACTGAATGCGTGTCAAATGAAACAGCAGAGTGCTGTGATAACCATACAATAGACGGTGGTCAGACAACTGAATGCTGTTGTTCTATAAAAGATCAAGTTAGGTGTTGTATTGATGAAGAAAATATTGGCAG GGTTAGCATCATTTCATTCAATTTCACTCTGTTTGCTTCGTTTAATGAAAAGGACATTGAAGAATACAACAAAGTCAAAtcttttgttcattttgatatACTACTACAAAGTGATCGGTACAGTGGCATTTTTGTTGAAGTACAAATAAACAGAAAGTTGATAAGATATCACCGTGATAACTTCATGACCACAACAACTATTGTCGATATCTTTGTGTTTATTCTACTGATATTATCATCAGGAACATACTTCTATTCTGTTTGTTTAACAATAAAATTGTGCAAG GATCTGAAGTTACATTTCTCAGCATTTCATAAAAAGCATTTACGTTGGAAAGAAATCAGTCACTTATTTAACAAGTGGTACATCCTGATGCTATTTACAAACACTCTCATATTTTCTGGAACTATTCTAAAGATCATCACTGAATAccag GAGGAGATTGTCATTGATCTTTTAGAAACAGTAAGGCTTTTGCTTGGAGTTGGACTATTGCTACTATGGTGTGGTTTATTTGGACTGCTTATATCATTTGAACCCTTAAAT GTGTTATTCATCACAGTTTCTCTGGCTCTTCCCAGTGTCCTGTGGTTTTTATGTTGTGTGGCCATCATTTTCATAGCATTCTCACTGTGTGGATGGTTGGTGCTTAGTTCTTATCATCCAAAG TTTACAACATTTTGGTTGTCAATAGAGTCTCTCTTTACCATTCTTAATGGAGATGATCTGTATGTGACATTTGAAGAATTTGATTCAACTTTCCTATCATCAACAACTGAAGTGTTTTCCAAACTTTATCTTGCTCTTTTTATCTTTATTTTCATTTATATTGTGCTAAGTTTGTTTATTGGAATATTCAGTCATGCATATGAGTCACTATCA GATGACTGGAGAAAAAGGTCACGTGGATTTCTCCGTGACTGGGCAGAAGGAAAACCAAATGATGATCCAACTCAAAGCTACCCTTTTCCCATTCCACCTCTTCGAAAACCAGTTGATGATACAGCCATTGAGATCAGTGATGACAGTTCAGCACATAACATGGTACCAGTGATTGAGCTGACTACACCTAATCATGATGATCACTCAGCATTTGTGAGGTCATTTAACCACAGTTTAAGTCCTAGGCAGATTAAGCTTCAAGTAGCTGATCCTCCAAAAGCTAGCAGAAGTGAAGTTGATGAAGCTAGGCAAAGACTTGCTCCCACTAAG GTTGTGGATGAAACTGAAGCTTGA